The Euphorbia lathyris chromosome 2, ddEupLath1.1, whole genome shotgun sequence genome includes a window with the following:
- the LOC136217100 gene encoding uncharacterized protein isoform X2, with translation MVSNANSFAKTICSICYEDLKPIVEDLQAISICGHVFHELCLQQWFEYCKNSRKCSCPVCKQNCSGSNVARLYFQSLGDQNESFVSKKRFDGDEDPEVLRGEVIRLELKASGLASNVELQAKEINQLNEELYTCRDELKKEVILKNAVIGQKSCIQQLLHSKSEELDSLKLECLGLKERNMALAKELAALKLVSDLNLGEDEILKLASFGNEDSYKDTINILRKSLVVRNKSYKELMAKCNELGRGDARSCRKLEKAKGKIIKLKSRIQELEMIVEVKDNEALRALTSSKKIYGEEFARNGANVNPNSLFTSHLPSEGQKGKHANSTTTLDEIGSLKSDQRNFNIINMSANSTKERTSCVASDKEGSACFEMDDSASEHPVVHVLSDTDSKDTTSEKVKPTLGKSEMFDDINSRTIDNQSRIFDIRTCTSNSEKGNILATSVAKEGPVVSGDVKHIQPMLNIRKESPSSVPISKPGDICFSGSVLGPDGTNRYLGKWCKRGQSKGSMVPEGTSASSGTLIAVGSDGRGGRVKVLRSLNQSLDSKENCTAAKRSKYGSKPSNMQSNGSLQIEHFFGRATN, from the exons ATGGTGAGTAATGCTAACTCCTTTGCCAAGACGATATGCTCTATTTGCTATGAAGATCTTAAGCCCATTGTCGAAGATCTCCAAGCCATCTCTATTTGCGGTCATGTCTTCCACGAGCTCTG CCTGCAGCAATGGTTCGAGTATTGTAAGAATTCAAGGAAGTGTAGTTGTCCAGTTTGCAAGCAGAACTGCTCCGGGAGCAATGTTGCTCGGCTTTATTTTCAATCCCTAGGGGATCAAAATGAATCATTTGTGTCAAAGAAACGGTTTGACGGTGATGAAGATCCGGAGGTGTTGCGAGGAGAAGTGATCAGGTTGGAGCTGAAGGCGTCTGGTCTGGCTTCAAATGTGGAGCTTCAAGCGAAGGAAATCAATCAGCTTAATGAGGAG TTATATACCTGCAGGGATGAGTTGAAAAAAGAAGTCATATTGAAGAATGCTGTGATTGGACAAAAATCCTGCATTCAGCAGCTGCTGCATTCCAAATCTGAG GAGCTTGATTCTCTGAAACTGGAGTGCTTAGGGCtgaaagaaagaaatatggCTTTGGCCAAAGAGCTTGCAGCACTGAAACT GGTATCAGATCTGAACCTGGGAGAAGATGAAATTTTAAAGCTTGCATCCTTTGGTAATGAAGACAGTTATAAAGATACCATAAATATTCTACGGAAATCCTTGGTTGTTCGAAATAA GAGTTACAAAGAATTAATGGCGAAGTGCAATGAACTTGGAAGGGGAGATGCACGTTCTTGTAGAAAGCTTGAGAAGGCCAAAGGaaagataattaaattaaag TCAAGGATCCAAGAACTTGAGATGATTGTTGAAGTAAAAGATAATGAAGCCTTGAGGGCTTTAACATCCTCGAAGAAGATTTATGGAGAAGAGTTTGCTAGAAATGGTGCTAATGTCAATCCAAATTCTCTTTTCACTAGTCATCTTCCATCAGAAGGTCAAAAGGGAAAACATGCTAATTCCACAACTACATTGGATGAAATTGGAAGCCTGAAGAGTGATCAACGAAATTTCAATATTATTAATATGAGTGCCAATTCCACCAAAGAAAGGACAAGTTGTGTGGCTTCTGATAAGGAAGGAAGTGCGTGCTTTGAAATGGACGATTCTGCTTCAGAACATCCTGTGGTGCATGTGCTTTCAGATACTGATTCAAAAGATACAACCAGTGAGAAGGTGAAGCCTACTCTTGGAAAGTCTGAAATGTTCGATGATATTAACAGCAGAACCATTGATAATCAAAGCAGAATTTTTGACATAAGAACTTGTACGAGTAATAGTGAGAAAGGCAATATTTTGGCTACTTCTGTCGCCAAGGAAGGTCCTGTGGTTAGTGGCGATGTCAAACATATTCAGCCTATGCTTAATATTAGAAAAGAATCTCCATCCTCAGTTCCAATTTCCAAACCAG GGGATATATGTTTTTCTGGTAGTGTGCTGGGTCCTGATGGAACCAACCGATATTTGGGGAAATGGTGCAAACGTGGCCAAAGTAAGGGATCAATGGTCCCAGAAGGTACAAGTGCAAGTAGTGGTACTCTAATTGCAGTTGGATCTGATGGGAGAGGTGGTAGGGTTAAAGTTCTCAGGTCCCTGAACCAATCCTTG GATAGCAAAGAAAATTGCACAGCTGCAAAAAGGTCCAAGTATGGAAGCAAACCAAGCAATATGCAATCTAACGGTTCTTTGCAAATAGAACACTTTTTTGGGAGAGCCACTAATTAG
- the LOC136217100 gene encoding uncharacterized protein isoform X1: protein MVSNANSFAKTICSICYEDLKPIVEDLQAISICGHVFHELCLQQWFEYCKNSRKCSCPVCKQNCSGSNVARLYFQSLGDQNESFVSKKRFDGDEDPEVLRGEVIRLELKASGLASNVELQAKEINQLNEELYTCRDELKKEVILKNAVIGQKSCIQQLLHSKSEELDSLKLECLGLKERNMALAKELAALKLVSDLNLGEDEILKLASFGNEDSYKDTINILRKSLVVRNKSYKELMAKCNELGRGDARSCRKLEKAKGKIIKLKSRIQELEMIVEVKDNEALRALTSSKKIYGEEFARNGANVNPNSLFTSHLPSEGQKGKHANSTTTLDEIGSLKSDQRNFNIINMSANSTKERTSCVASDKEGSACFEMDDSASEHPVVHVLSDTDSKDTTSEKVKPTLGKSEMFDDINSRTIDNQSRIFDIRTCTSNSEKGNILATSVAKEGPVVSGDVKHIQPMLNIRKESPSSVPISKPGDICFSGSVLGPDGTNRYLGKWCKRGQSKGSMVPEGTSASSGTLIAVGSDGRGGRVKVLRSLNQSLQDSKENCTAAKRSKYGSKPSNMQSNGSLQIEHFFGRATN, encoded by the exons ATGGTGAGTAATGCTAACTCCTTTGCCAAGACGATATGCTCTATTTGCTATGAAGATCTTAAGCCCATTGTCGAAGATCTCCAAGCCATCTCTATTTGCGGTCATGTCTTCCACGAGCTCTG CCTGCAGCAATGGTTCGAGTATTGTAAGAATTCAAGGAAGTGTAGTTGTCCAGTTTGCAAGCAGAACTGCTCCGGGAGCAATGTTGCTCGGCTTTATTTTCAATCCCTAGGGGATCAAAATGAATCATTTGTGTCAAAGAAACGGTTTGACGGTGATGAAGATCCGGAGGTGTTGCGAGGAGAAGTGATCAGGTTGGAGCTGAAGGCGTCTGGTCTGGCTTCAAATGTGGAGCTTCAAGCGAAGGAAATCAATCAGCTTAATGAGGAG TTATATACCTGCAGGGATGAGTTGAAAAAAGAAGTCATATTGAAGAATGCTGTGATTGGACAAAAATCCTGCATTCAGCAGCTGCTGCATTCCAAATCTGAG GAGCTTGATTCTCTGAAACTGGAGTGCTTAGGGCtgaaagaaagaaatatggCTTTGGCCAAAGAGCTTGCAGCACTGAAACT GGTATCAGATCTGAACCTGGGAGAAGATGAAATTTTAAAGCTTGCATCCTTTGGTAATGAAGACAGTTATAAAGATACCATAAATATTCTACGGAAATCCTTGGTTGTTCGAAATAA GAGTTACAAAGAATTAATGGCGAAGTGCAATGAACTTGGAAGGGGAGATGCACGTTCTTGTAGAAAGCTTGAGAAGGCCAAAGGaaagataattaaattaaag TCAAGGATCCAAGAACTTGAGATGATTGTTGAAGTAAAAGATAATGAAGCCTTGAGGGCTTTAACATCCTCGAAGAAGATTTATGGAGAAGAGTTTGCTAGAAATGGTGCTAATGTCAATCCAAATTCTCTTTTCACTAGTCATCTTCCATCAGAAGGTCAAAAGGGAAAACATGCTAATTCCACAACTACATTGGATGAAATTGGAAGCCTGAAGAGTGATCAACGAAATTTCAATATTATTAATATGAGTGCCAATTCCACCAAAGAAAGGACAAGTTGTGTGGCTTCTGATAAGGAAGGAAGTGCGTGCTTTGAAATGGACGATTCTGCTTCAGAACATCCTGTGGTGCATGTGCTTTCAGATACTGATTCAAAAGATACAACCAGTGAGAAGGTGAAGCCTACTCTTGGAAAGTCTGAAATGTTCGATGATATTAACAGCAGAACCATTGATAATCAAAGCAGAATTTTTGACATAAGAACTTGTACGAGTAATAGTGAGAAAGGCAATATTTTGGCTACTTCTGTCGCCAAGGAAGGTCCTGTGGTTAGTGGCGATGTCAAACATATTCAGCCTATGCTTAATATTAGAAAAGAATCTCCATCCTCAGTTCCAATTTCCAAACCAG GGGATATATGTTTTTCTGGTAGTGTGCTGGGTCCTGATGGAACCAACCGATATTTGGGGAAATGGTGCAAACGTGGCCAAAGTAAGGGATCAATGGTCCCAGAAGGTACAAGTGCAAGTAGTGGTACTCTAATTGCAGTTGGATCTGATGGGAGAGGTGGTAGGGTTAAAGTTCTCAGGTCCCTGAACCAATCCTTG CAGGATAGCAAAGAAAATTGCACAGCTGCAAAAAGGTCCAAGTATGGAAGCAAACCAAGCAATATGCAATCTAACGGTTCTTTGCAAATAGAACACTTTTTTGGGAGAGCCACTAATTAG